Proteins encoded in a region of the Megalops cyprinoides isolate fMegCyp1 chromosome 3, fMegCyp1.pri, whole genome shotgun sequence genome:
- the ankhd1 gene encoding ankyrin repeat and KH domain-containing protein 1 isoform X3 produces the protein MQDAVAGTAMLTDGFEDEIDSVTPRSPAVGMGVGATPGAGLGGLGIGVGGKKVRLFGEAGGPAADRLDFKLAAAAVLSSGPGSGSDEDEVSEVESFILDQEDLDNPMLKTASELLLSSAADGTDLRTVDPETQARLEALLEAAGIGKLSTADGKAFADPEVLRRLTSSVSCALDEAAAALTRMRAENTLNAGQADNRSLAEACSDGDVNAVRKLLDEGRSVNEHTEEGESLLCLACSAGYYELAQVLLAMHANVEDRGIKGDITPLMAAASGGYVDIVKLLLVHGADVNAQSSTGNTALTYACAGGFVDVVKVLLKEGANIEDHNENGHTPLMEAASAGHVEVARVLLDYGAGINTHSNEFKESALTLACYKGHLDMVRFLLEAGADQEHKTDEMHTALMEACMDGHVEVARLLLDSGAQVNMPADSFESPLTLAACGGHVELAALLIERGANLEEVNDEGYTPLMEAAREGHEEMVALLLAQGANINAQTEETQETALTLACCGGFLEVADFLIKAGADIELGCSTPLMEAAQEGHLELVKYLLAAGANVHATTATGDTALTYACENGHTDVADVLLQTGADLEHESEGGRTPLMKAARAGHLCTVQFLISKGANVNRATANNDHTVVSLACAGGHLAVVELLLAHGADPTHRLKDGSTMLIEAAKGGHTNVVSYLLDYPNNILSVPAPDLSQLTPPSHDTSQVPRVPFQALAMVVPPQEPDRVPSTHTAPPPVAIKGASKQRPGPLQAGGVTAGGPDADLLPPFHPYQPLECIVEETEGKLNELGQRISAIEKAQLQSLELIQGEPLTKDKIEELKKSREEQVQKKKKILKELQKVERQLQLKTQQQFTKEYMEAKGPPGAGGGAGTGPGAAAPPPHPARPGSDGDGEGGDPEDGGSRRAPPAEEDEEEDDEDDDDDDEEEDDEEEDEEEEEDDYTKLPQVDTILYREAQQPPPPPPPQTHGQPPAPPTQTGFVPIQPLAAQQSTDFGSADYPGSASPDLQRVLVSQQMLGPGLLTQATDGLMVATPAQTLTDTLDDIMAAVSSRVPMLNTTTSPTPQPSTQTSGAAVSPPSMLPLYPSVDIDAHTESNHDTALTLACAGGHEELVSVLIARGANIEHRDKKGFTPLILAATAGHVGVVEILLDKGGDIEAQSERTKDTPLSLACSGGRQEVVELLLLRGANKEHRNVSDYTPLSLAASGGYVNIIKILLNAGAEINSRTGSKLGISPLMLAAMNGHVPAVKLLLDMGSDINAQIETNRNTALTLACFQGRAEVVSLLLDRKANVEHRAKTGLTPLMEAASGGYAEVGRVLLDKGADVNAPPVPSSRDTALTIAADKGHYKFCELLINRGAHIDVRNKKGNTPLWLAANGGHFDVVQLLVQAGADVDAADNRKITPLMAAFRKGHVKVVQYLVKEVNQFPSDIECMRYIATIADKELLKKCHQCMETIVKAKDQQAAEANKNASILLKELDLEKSREESKKQALAAKREKRKEKRKKKKEEQKRKLEEEEAKVKEVSEMQDQGKDSAEEAEVPIEPPSATTTTTIGISATSPTFTCAFGKKRANAVATPSANRKSKKNKTKDSPSEPIILQDPQLVLAQQKADKNKIHGEPRGGGAPGGNSDSDNLDSTDCNSESSSGSKSQELNYLPDLPSSSSSSSSSSSSTSAPSGPSHPAPVPEKRQCPSLHGSRDDKVTVSISKPQQKMQDSPSDLTPNSFSSVLKTMSLPVVSPNGKMNLTSPKRGQKREDGWKEVVRRSKKLSVPASVVSRIMGRGGCNITAIQDVTGAHIDVDKQKDKNGERMITIRGGTESTRHAVQLINALIQDPAKELEDLIPRNHIRTPGTNTRVGSTFTTSTGATSTTAASSKGLASVVPSSSVSFQPSSPSAPQQGGGKLGKSLSPGVRPPFVSLPLAYAHPQLALLAAQTMHQIRHPRLPMAQFGGTFSPSPNTWGPFPVRPVSPGSANSSPKHNGASTATPTPRPGASHPEYAAASNPSGPAPATPTPTSSGPAPPCLPGTPAPSSVRKQLFSSEPKTVTSAVSSACSTRASSSPAPLVSAPPTTPPTPPPPPPIALPTSQQQQQQQLSAPKPEPCATATPVKEKPSLEQSAVPVLGGASDGAGPLAFPAPPTALPSHPPQPESRQQLPLPFAPSTEPAPLPTVPSCSGLPSSRPAAAAASVTSVHTHTHTHAHTHASATLPHFAAPAPRVSPRMQPAGPFYPLAPGGALQDQASVFVPPGGGVSQEPLKQQQQPGLAPPSLQMSPAVGVMNGSQVHIHGGKTQLPPNFGPAALFNHFSSIFDGGQVGNSQVWGACHLPTRTPPDQAYGAPPAYMGGVGQMESVLPPPPDGSKAPGYRCATQRIVSSPMGVHPMDPSGNSISTSAALTSFATSISGSPVFLQGPAPVGTPSFSRQHFSPHPWSASTSCESPVPSVSSGASSPLSVSAAAPAMIQAKPSGSGQQDRKVPPPIGTERLARIRQTGSVNPAMLTTSYTAPVGQGGIWSFGVGSASGEEAMSGWSQPLISSHLLHQQLPEQSAFSQHQPMERDDTGIVAPSNTFPQPVPSSFMDFPKGLPMSMYGGTMIPPHPPMAEGPGAPMYNGLHTADPAWNPILKVVPNSAENSDPQQVWPGTWAPHVGNVHLNHVN, from the exons gtgGAGTCTTTCATACTGGATCAGGAGGACCTGGACAACCCCATGCTGAAGACTGCGTCAGAGCTGCTCCTGTCGAGTGCTGCAGATGGCACTGACCTGAGAACAGTGGATCCAGAGACACAGGCCAGGCTAGAGGCGCTGCTGGAGGCCGCAG GCATCGGTAAACTCTCCACTGCCGATGGTAAAGCGTTCGCAGATCCCGAGGTGCTGCGCCGGCTGACGTCGTCGGTGAGCTGCGCGCTGGACGAGGCCGCCGCCGCCCTCACGCGCATGAGGGCCGAGAACACGCTCAACGCCGGCCAGGCCGACAA CCGCAGCCTGGCGGAGGCCTGCTCGGACGGGGACGTGAACGCGGTGAGGAAGCTGCTGGACGAGGGCCGCAGCGTCAACGAGCACACCGAGGAGGGGGAGAGCCTGCTGTGCCTCGCCTGCTCCGCCGGCTACTACGAGCTGGCGCAG GTCCTGTTAGCCATGCACGCTAACGTGGAGGACCGGGGCATTAAGGGTGACATCACACCTCTGATGGCAGCAGCCAGTGGCGGATACGTGGACATAGTCAAACTACTCCTGGTACACGGGGCGGACGTCAACGCACAGTCCTCTACAG GTAACACGGCGCTGACGTACGCGTGCGCGGGCGGCTTCGTGGACGTGGTGAAGGTGCTCCTGAAGGAGGGCGCCAACATCGAGGACCACAACGAGAACGGCCACACGCCGCTGATGGAGGCGGCCAGCGCCGGGCACGTGGAGGTGGCCCGCGTGCTGCTGGACTACGGAGCCGGCATCAACACCCACTCCAACGAGTTCAAGGAAAGTGCACTTACCCTGGCCTGCTACAAAG GACACTTGGACATGGTGCGCTTTCTGCTGGAGGCCGGTGCCGACCAGGAGCACAAGACAGACGAGATGCACACGGCGCTCATGGAGGCCTGCATG GACGGGCACGTGGAGGTGGCGCGGCTGCTGTTGGACAGCGGGGCGCAGGTGAACATGCCGGCGGACTCGTTCGAGTCGCCGCTGACGCTGGCGGCCTGCGGGGGCCACGTGGAGCTGGCCGCCCTGCTCATCGAGCGAGGGGCCAACCTGGAGGAGGTGAACGACGAGGGCTACACGCCCCTCATGGAGGCGGCGCGGGAGGGACACGAGGAGATGGTGGCCCTGCTGCTGGCGCAAG GTGCCAACATCAACGCCCAGACGGAGGAGACGCAGGAGACGGCCCTTACGCTGGCCTGCTGCGGCGGCTTCCTGGAGGTGGCCGACTTCCTGATCAAGGCGGGGGCAGACATCGAGCTGGGCTGCTCCACGCCGCTCATGGAGGCTGCGCAGGAGGGCCACCTGGAGCTCGTCAAGTACCTGCTGGCCGCAG GGGCGAACGTTCACGCTACCACGGCGACAGGGGACACAGCGCTGACATACGCCTGCGAGAACGGACACACGGACGTCGCGGACGTGCTGCTGCAGACCGGGGCTGATCTG GAACACGAGTCTGAAGGAGGCAGAACGCCGTTGATGAAAGCTGCCAGAGCGGGACACCTGTGTACTGTACAGTTCCTGATCAGCAAAG GTGCAAATGTGAACAGAGCCACAGCCAACAACGACCACACGGTGGTGTCACTGGCCTGTGCGGGGGGCCACCTGGCTgtggtggagctgctgctggcccacGGAGCGGACCCCACCCACAGACTGAAG gacgGTTCGACCATGCTCATTGAAGCTGCTAAGGGCGGTCACACCAACGTGGTCTCCTACCTGCTAGACTACCCAAACAACATCCTCTCCGTTCCCGCGCCCGACCTGTCCCAGctcacacccccctcccacgATACGTCTCAG GTTCCTCGAGTTCCATTCCAAGCCCTGGCCATGGTGGTGCCCCCCCAGGAGCCTGACAGAGTGCCCTCCACCCACACGGCCCCCCCGCCAGTCGCAATCAAAG GTGCGTCCAAGCAAAGGCCGGGCCCCCTGCAGGCGGGCGGCGTCACTGCGGGCGGGCCGGACGCGGACCTGCTGCCCCCCTTCCACCCGTACCAGCCGCTGGAGTGCATCGTGGAGGAGACGGAGGGCAAGCTGAACGAGCTGGGCCAGCGCATCAGCGCCATCGAGAAGGCCCAGCTGCAGTCGCTGGAGCTCATCCAGGGCGAGCCGCTCACCAAAGACAAGAtcgaggagctgaagaagagcCGCGAGGAGCAGgtgcagaagaagaagaagatcctgaaggagctgcagaaggTGGAgcggcagctgcagctcaaGACGCAGCAGCAGTTCACCAAAGAGTACATGGAGGCCAAGGGGCCCCCGGGGGCCGGGGGCGGCGCGGGGACGGGGCCCGGGGCGGCGGCCCCTCCGCCGCACCCCGCCCGGCCCGGCTCCGACGGCGACGGGGAGGGCGGCGACCCCGAGGACGGCGGCAGCCGGCGGGCGCCCCCTGcggaggaggacgaggaagaggatgaCGAGGACGACGACGATGAcgacgaggaggaggacgacgaggaggaggatgaggaggaggaagaggacgacTACACCAAGCTGCCGCAGGTGGACACCATCCTGTATCGGGAGGCGCAgcagcccccgcccccgccccccccgcagACGCACGGccagccccctgcccccccgaCGCAGACGGGCTTCGTCCCCATCCAGCCGTTGGCTGCACAGCAGTCCACCGACTTTGGCAGCGCCGACTACCCCGGCAGTGCCAGCCCTGACCTGCAGAGGGTGCTGGTGAGCCAGCAGATGCTGGGCCCAGGCCTCCTCACCCAGGCCACCGACGGCCTCATGGTGGCCACGCCCGCCCAGACGCTCACAGACACGCTGGACGACATCATGGCAG CGGTGAGCAGCAGAGTGCCTATGTTGAACACTACGACCTCGCCCACCCCCCAGCCTTCCACGCAGACCTCCGGCGCCGccgtctcccccccctccaTGCTTCCGCTATACCCCTCTGTGGACATCGACGCTCAT ACGGAGAGCAACCACGACACGGCGCTGACGCTGGCCTGTGCCGGGGGCCACGAGGAGCTGGTGTCCGTGCTGATCGCCCGCGGGGCCAACATTGAGCACCGGGACAAGAAGG GCTTCACTCCTCTGATCCTGGCTGCCACGGCTGGCCATGTGGGGGTTGTGGAGATCCTGCTGGACAAAGGGGGCGACATCGAGGCCCAGTCTGAGAGAACCAAAgacacacccctctccctggcCTGTTCAGGGGGCCGACAAGAG GTGGTGGAACTGCTGCTGCTTCGTGGGGCCAATAAGGAGCACCGCAACGTGTCGGACTACACCCCCCTCAGCCTGGCCGCCTCAGGGGGCTACGTCAACATCATCAAGATCCTGCTCAATGCCGGCGCCGAGATCAACTCCAG GACCGGCAGCAAGCTGGGCATCTCCCCGCTGATGCTGGCCGCCATGAACGGCCACGTCCCCGCGGTCAAGCTGCTGCTGGACATGGGCTCGGACATCAACGCGCAGATCGAGACCAACCGCAACACGGCGCTGACGCTGGCCTGCTTCCAGGGCCGCGCCGAGGTGGTCAGCCTGCTGCTGGACCGCAAGGCCAACGTGGAGCACCGGGCCAAG acCGGGCTCACCCCCCTCATGGAGGCAGCGTCAGGAGGCTACGCCGAGGTGGGCCGCGTGCTGCTGGACAAGGGCGCAGACGTGAACGCTCCCCCGGTCCCCTCGTCCCGGGACACCGCCCTCACCATCGCTGCCGACAAGGGCCACTACAAGTTCTGCGAGCTGCTCATCAACAG agGAGCCCACATCGACGTGCGCAATAAGAAGGGGAACACGCCACTGTGGCTGGCGGCCAATGGGGGGCACTTTGACGTGGTGCAGCTGCTGGTGCAGGCAGGCGCAGATGTGGACGCCGCCGACAACCGCAAGATCACTCCGCTCATGGCGGCGTTCCGCAAG GGTCACGTGAAGGTGGTGCAGTACCTGGTGAAGGAAGTCAACCAGTTCCCCTCTGACATTGAGTGCATGAGATACATTGCCACCATTGCCGATAAG gagctgctgaagaagTGTCACCAGTGCATGGAGACCATCGTCAAAGCCAAAGACCAGCAGGCGGCCGAGGCCAACAAGAACGCCAGCATcctgctgaaggagctggacCTGGAGAAG TCCCGCGAGGAGAGCAAGAAGCAGGCCCTGGCGGCCAAGCGGGAGAAGCGCAAGGAGAAAcgcaagaagaagaaggaggagcagaagaggaagctggaggaggaggaggccaagGTCAAGGAGGTCTCCGAAATGCAGGACCAGGGGAAGGACTCTGCCGAAG AGGCAGAGGTCCCCATCGAGCCCCCCAGCgcgaccaccaccaccaccatcggCATCTCGGCCACCTCCCCGACCTTCACCTGCGCCTTCGGCAAGAAGCGGGCCAACGCCGTGGCCACGCCCAGCGCCAACCGCAAGAGCAAGAAGAACAAGACCAAGGACTCCCCGAGCGAGCCCATCATCCTGCAGGACCCCCAGCTGGTGCTGGCGCAGCAGAAGGCCGACAAGAACAAGATCCACGGGGAGCCGCGGGGGGGCGGGGCGCCGGGGGGCAACAGCGATTCGGACAACCTGGACAGCACCGACTGCAACAGTGagagcagcagcggcagcaagAGCCAGGAGCTCAACTACCTGCCCGacctgccctcctcctcttcctcctcctcgtcctcctcttcctccacgTCCGCGCCCTCCGGCCCCTCCCACCCCGCGCCCGTCCCCGAGAAGAGACAGTGCCCCTCCCTGCACGGCTCGCGGGACGACAAGGTCACCGTGTCCATCTCCAAACCGCAGCAGAA AATGCAAGACTCCCCCAGTGACTTGACTCCCAACTCCTTCTCCTCGGTGCTGAAGACCATGTCCCTGCCCGTGGTGTCCCCCAACGGCAAGATGAACCTCACTAGTCCCAAAAGGGGCCAGAAGAGAGAGGATGGCTGGAAGGAGGTGGTGCGGAG GTCTAAGAAGCTGTCGGTCCCGGCGTCAGTGGTGTCCCGGATCATGGGCAGAGGCGGCTGCAACATCACGGCCATCCAGGACGTGACGGGCGCGCACATCGACGTGGACAAGCAGAAGGACAAGAACGGGGAGAGGATGATCACCATCAG agggGGCACGGAGTCAACGAGACATGCTGTGCAGCTGATCAACGCCCTGATCCAGGACCCCGCAAAAGAGCTGGAAGACCTGATCCCCCGAAACCACATCCGCACCCCCGGCACCAACACCAGGGTGGGCTCCACCTTCACCACCTCCACGGGGGCCACCAGCACCACGGCCGCCAGCTCCAAGGGCCTGGCGTCGGTGGTGCCGTCGTCCTCGGTGTCCTTCCAGCCCTCCTCGCCCTCCGCCCCTCAGCAGGGCGGCGGCAAGCTGGGCAAGAGCCTGTCGCCCGGGGTGCGGCCCCCCTTCGTCTCGCTGCCCCTGGCCTACGCCCACCCGCAGCTCGCCCTGCTGGCCGCGCAGACCATGCACCAGATCCGCCACCCTCGGCTGCCCATGGCGCAGTTCGGCGGCACCTTCTCCCCGTCGCCCAACACCTGGGGCCCGTTCCCGGTGCGGCCCGTCAGCCCGGGGAGCGCCAACAGCTCTCCAAAACACAATGGCGCCAGCACGGCCACGCCCACGCCCAGGCCGGGCGCCTCCCACCCGGAGTACGCAGCCGCCTCCAACCCCAGCGGCCCCGCCCCTGCCACGCCCACACCCACCAGCTccggccccgccccgccctgcctCCCCGGCACCCCCGCCCCTTCCTCGGTCAGGAAGCAGCTGTTTTCCTCTGAGCCCAAGACGGTCACTAGCGCTGTGAGCAGCGCCTGCAGCACGCGGGCCTCCagctcccccgcccccctcgtCTCAGCCCCGCCCACCACGCCTCCaaccccgcctccccctccacccATCGCCCTGCCTACAtcgcaacagcagcagcaacagcagctctcAGCCCCCAAACCCGAACCCTGCGCCACTGCCACGCCCGTAAAAGAGAAGCCGTCTCTGGAGCAGTCAGCCGTGCCCGTTCTGGGTGGAGCGTCTGATGGAGCCGGTCCCTTGGCCTTCCCGGCCCCGCCCACcgctctcccctcccaccccccgcAGCCGGAGTCCCGGCAGCAGCTGCCCCTGCCCTTCGcccccagcacagagcccgCGCCCCTGCCCACGGTCCCCTCCTGCTCTGGCCTGCCCTCGTCCCGCccggcagcggcagcagcctCCGTCACATctgtgcacacgcacacgcacacgcacgcccACACGCATGCCAGCGCCACCTTACCTCACTTCGCCGCGCCCGCGCCCCGAGTGTCCCCGCGCATGCAGCCCGCCGGCCCCTTCTATCCGCTGGCACCGGGGGGCGCTCTGCAGGACCAGGCCTCCGTGTTCGTGCCCCCCGGAGGAGGGGTGTCGCAGGAGCccctgaagcagcagcagcagccgggTCTGGCCCCGCCCTCCCTGCAGATGTCCCCCGCCGTCGGCGTAATGAACGGCTCCCAGGTGCACATCCACGGCGGGAAGACCCAGTTGCCGCCCAACTTCGGCCCCGCCGCCCTCTTCAACCACTTCAGCAGCATCTTCGACGGCGGCCAGGTGGGCAACAGCCAGGTGTGGGGGGCGTGCCACCTGCCCACCCGGACCCCGCCCGACCAGGCCTACGGTGCCCCGCCTGCCTACATGGGGGGCGTGGGCCAGATGGAGAGCGtgctccctcctccccccgacGGCTCCAAGGCGCCTGGCTACCGCTGCGCCACCCAGAGGATCGTCAGCAGCCCCATGG GCGTGCACCCCATGGACCCCTCGGGAAACTCCATCTCCACCTCGGCTGCGCTGACCAGCTTTGCCACCAGCATCTCGGGCAGCCCCGTCTTCCTGCAGGGCCCCGCCCCCGTGGGCACGCCTTCCTTCAGCCGCCAGCACTTCTCGCCACACCCCTGGAGCGCTTCCACTTCCT GTGAGTCCCCAGTGCCCTCTGTGTCCTCCGGGGCCTCGTCCCCGCTGTCGGTCTCCGCGGCCGCGCCGGCGATGATCCAGGCCAAGCCCAGCGGCTCGGGCCAGCAGGACCGCAAGGTTCCGCCGCCCATCGGCACCGAGCGCCTGGCCCGGATCCGGCAGACGGGCTCCGTCAACCCCGCCATGCTCACCACCAGCTACACTGCGCCTGTCGGGCAGGGCGGCATCTGGTCATTCGGCGTTGGGAGTGCCTCCGGTGAGG AGGCGATGTCGGGCTGGTCGCAGCCCCTGATCAGCAGCCACCTGCTGCACCAGCAGCTGCCGGAGCAGTCGGCCTTCTCCCAGCACCAGCCCATGGAGCGCGACGACACCGGCATCGTGGCGCCTTCCAACACCTTCCCCCAGCCCGTGCCCAGCAGCTTCATGGACTTCCCCAAG